The following coding sequences lie in one Silene latifolia isolate original U9 population chromosome 5, ASM4854445v1, whole genome shotgun sequence genomic window:
- the LOC141654986 gene encoding uncharacterized protein LOC141654986, whose amino-acid sequence MEDFSSASAYCERLKSLADQLKNVGSPVSDTRLVLQMVSGLTAAYHGVGTIIRQSKPLHPFHQARSMFTLEEACFAKQAATNGQSANYASSGKSTDSPSILGRPPSQGKSKNKKKGGGHKGGKVKQGVSDSAPSAAATPTTPAATPY is encoded by the coding sequence ATGGAAGACTTCTCGTCTGCCTCCGCTTATTGTGAACGTTTAAAGAGTCTTGCTGATCAACTCAAAAATGTTGGTTCCCCTGTCTCGGATACCCGTTTAGTGCTTCAGATGGTATCGGGACTGACAGCGGCATATCATGGTGTCGGGACAATCATCAGACAGTCTAAACCGCTTCACCCATTTCATCAGGCTCGGTCTATGTTCACATTGGAGGAAGCATGTTTTGCCAagcaagcggccaccaacggccaaTCTGCAAATTACGCCAGTTCTGGCAAAAGCACGGATTCTCCATCTATTCTGGGACGTCCTCCTTCACAAGGTAAATccaagaataagaagaaaggtGGTGGACATAAGGGTGGCAAAGTGAAACAGGGGGTGAGTGACTCTGCTCCTAGTGCTGCTGCTACACCGACAACTCCCGCTGCAACTCCTTATTAA
- the LOC141654987 gene encoding uncharacterized protein LOC141654987, which yields MTIPENSKTNSSPIPSVFAVSNIKNHVSVVLGMDTDKYRLWVALFTNYAKANWVLDHIIDPKGKAKKPISEEDKELWETIDATVLQWIYATLSDDLLQTVVEENSTAMECWNRIRDIFQDNQHSRAITLEQ from the coding sequence ATGACCATTCCAGAAAACTCAAAAACCAATTCCTCTCCTATCCCCTCGGTTTTTGCCGTGAGCAACATCAAAAACCATGTTTCCGTCGTCCTTGGTATGGATACTGACAAATACCGTCTTTGGGTGGCTCTTTTCACCAATTATGCGAAAGCTAATTGGGTTTTGGATCACATCATTGACCCCAAAGGCAAGGCTAAAAAGCCGATTTCTGAGGAAGACAAAGAATTATGGGAAACGATCGATGCCACGGTTCTGCAATGGATCTATGCAACACTTTCTGATGACTTGTTGCAAACGGTGGTTGAAGAAAACTCCACGGCTATGGAGTGTTGGAATCGCATACGCGATATTTTTCAAGACAATCAGCATTCGAGGGCTATTACTCTCGAGCAGTAA